From Leifsonia sp. fls2-241-R2A-40a, one genomic window encodes:
- a CDS encoding HAD family acid phosphatase encodes MPYTTHQAPRPAAIVCDIDGTLCDVRSIRYLVELPSHRSTRNRDYNAFHSQSINCPAFPEVVGLLDEARRRGRAILLATGREEKWAFLTSLWLKERGVEYDELLMRPRNDFRADVDIKASIAEDVTSRYQIELAVDDRPEIIEVWKATRFPTRIVDPDGHLGDLVMP; translated from the coding sequence ATGCCCTACACCACCCACCAGGCTCCCCGGCCCGCCGCAATAGTGTGCGACATCGACGGGACACTCTGCGACGTACGGTCCATTCGCTACTTGGTCGAGCTACCGAGCCATCGGTCGACAAGAAACCGTGACTACAACGCTTTCCACTCTCAGTCCATCAACTGCCCCGCGTTTCCTGAAGTCGTTGGCCTTCTTGATGAGGCCAGGCGACGCGGCCGTGCCATTCTGCTTGCGACCGGTCGAGAGGAGAAGTGGGCTTTCCTCACATCGTTGTGGCTCAAAGAGCGCGGAGTTGAATATGACGAGCTGCTCATGAGGCCTAGAAACGACTTCAGAGCGGATGTTGACATAAAGGCATCAATTGCCGAAGACGTCACGAGTCGTTACCAAATCGAACTCGCCGTCGACGACCGACCCGAGATCATTGAGGTCTGGAAAGCGACCAGATTCCCGACCCGGATCGTCGATCCAGATGGCCACCTCGGTGATCTTGTGATGCCTTGA
- a CDS encoding Dam family site-specific DNA-(adenine-N6)-methyltransferase, protein MPASPIVEPAQIGIGPAVEGSKLDPFLRWAGGKRWLVPQVLELLQSVEIKRYHEPFLGGGSIFFGLRCESAQLSDLNSDLIEVYSEVRDRPRAIAEMLQRFSNTAAEYYALRAVVPEDATERAARFIFLNHTSYNGIFRVNLKGQYNVPYGRRKSANVPGVERLVAASDRLKNVNLTASDFETAMSKVEAGDVVFLDPPYTVAHNNNGFVKYNQHLFSYDDQKRLARVVSEVAGRGALFILTNAAHGSIDELFGPLGRKVTVSRRNAVGGAKAKRGRTEEYLFTNIEKK, encoded by the coding sequence GTGCCCGCTTCTCCGATCGTCGAACCTGCGCAGATCGGCATCGGACCAGCGGTCGAGGGCTCCAAGCTGGACCCATTTCTCCGGTGGGCCGGCGGCAAGCGCTGGCTAGTGCCCCAGGTTCTTGAGCTGCTTCAGAGCGTGGAGATCAAGCGTTACCACGAACCATTCCTGGGGGGCGGCTCCATCTTCTTCGGCCTCCGTTGCGAAAGTGCACAGCTCTCGGACCTGAACTCAGATCTGATCGAGGTGTACTCCGAAGTGCGCGATCGACCTCGAGCAATCGCGGAGATGCTGCAGCGGTTCTCCAATACTGCGGCCGAGTACTATGCGCTACGCGCGGTGGTTCCAGAGGACGCAACCGAGCGAGCTGCGAGATTCATTTTCTTGAACCACACCTCCTATAACGGGATCTTTCGAGTGAACCTCAAGGGCCAGTACAACGTCCCTTACGGGCGCCGAAAGAGCGCCAATGTTCCTGGCGTGGAGCGTCTAGTAGCCGCAAGTGATCGCCTAAAAAACGTCAATTTGACAGCATCGGACTTTGAAACGGCGATGTCCAAGGTTGAAGCCGGCGACGTCGTGTTCTTGGACCCGCCCTATACGGTCGCGCACAATAACAACGGATTTGTTAAGTACAACCAGCACCTGTTCTCATACGACGACCAGAAGCGGTTGGCGCGGGTCGTATCTGAGGTGGCAGGTCGGGGGGCTCTATTCATCCTGACGAACGCGGCCCATGGTTCCATTGACGAGCTTTTTGGGCCGCTTGGCCGCAAAGTCACGGTAAGCCGGCGAAACGCGGTTGGGGGCGCAAAGGCGAAGCGTGGCCGGACAGAGGAATATCTGTTCACAAATATCGAGAAGAAATGA
- a CDS encoding DGQHR domain-containing protein has protein sequence MTALLELIPQRSVKRETTRRLSPYLREKIPIIRRAEYEADGWVVDKFLKNDVWMRKLKAHDLAFEDKVWAVCARLGFQHLSKGRTLRIPYGKGANESKQVDVLAADDEVVLVIECKSSESEQSPTQAFKTEIESIQGYRAGLIGSIRQEFPDHKVKFVFATNNINVTKETQERIAGADIAYLDEEAIDYYFELSTHLGSAAKFQLLGNLFQGQQISAMDGKVAAIGGKMGGYRYYSFAIEPERLLKIAYVLHRNSANRRWMPTYQRIIKKSRLKKVADFVDKGGFFPNSLILNIDNNGRPLRFDRADKPVGPTSVGVLHLPRKYRSAYVIDGQHRLYGFANSDRAKSELVPVVAFVDLPGEKQLELFMQINENQQAVPKNLQNTLNADLLWASPDKKKQANALKLKVAQLLGELKSSPLRGRVVLGEEQLTERRCISLDAVQRGIDRGRFIGDFAPSGPKKFGSFYRTSNEDTYEPLTDFLELCFAHLRDELPTQWNLGRGEGGFVFTNAGVEALLRVIGDAVEYLQAEHKVDPRENRPQDVFVQVRPILSQLTEYIGGLSTEDIAEFRSWLGSGGPTKYTRRFQAALHEVVDGFEPEGLLDWLANQDKQFNLESYAMVSDIEAHLKKEIRQKLEDEFGASWYKDGVPKKVFQSAQSLRAEKQYEAPPGETVDWWDCLFLIDYRDIVLHGNMTLWNKLYDKDFTLPSDRKASSWKDKSSWIVELNDVRKKVMHGGSVTEDEHGFLQSLHSHFDLGGTGKNV, from the coding sequence ATGACTGCATTGCTCGAGCTAATTCCGCAACGAAGCGTCAAGCGCGAGACCACTCGGCGTCTCTCGCCATACTTGCGAGAGAAGATCCCCATCATTCGTCGCGCCGAGTATGAGGCGGACGGCTGGGTCGTCGACAAGTTTCTGAAGAACGACGTCTGGATGCGCAAATTAAAGGCGCACGACCTTGCGTTCGAAGATAAGGTCTGGGCCGTGTGCGCCCGCCTAGGCTTCCAGCACCTCAGCAAGGGTCGCACGCTTCGGATTCCGTACGGCAAGGGGGCGAATGAGTCCAAGCAGGTCGACGTACTAGCAGCTGACGACGAAGTGGTGCTTGTTATCGAATGTAAGTCTTCCGAAAGCGAGCAGTCTCCCACCCAAGCGTTCAAGACAGAGATTGAGAGCATTCAGGGCTATCGCGCGGGCTTAATCGGGTCCATTCGTCAGGAGTTTCCTGATCACAAGGTGAAGTTCGTATTTGCAACTAACAACATCAACGTAACCAAGGAGACGCAGGAGAGGATCGCCGGAGCAGACATCGCCTATCTCGACGAGGAGGCGATCGACTACTACTTCGAGCTTTCTACCCACTTGGGAAGCGCTGCCAAGTTCCAGCTGCTCGGAAACCTTTTCCAAGGACAGCAAATCTCCGCTATGGACGGAAAAGTAGCGGCCATCGGCGGAAAAATGGGGGGCTATCGCTACTACTCCTTCGCCATTGAGCCCGAGCGTCTACTTAAAATCGCTTACGTTCTTCACCGGAACAGCGCTAACCGGCGATGGATGCCTACTTACCAGCGAATCATCAAGAAGTCACGCTTGAAGAAAGTTGCAGACTTCGTCGATAAGGGCGGCTTCTTTCCTAACTCGTTGATTCTAAATATCGATAACAACGGCAGGCCGCTACGTTTCGACCGCGCGGATAAGCCTGTGGGCCCGACGTCAGTCGGTGTCTTGCATCTTCCGCGAAAGTATCGCTCTGCGTATGTGATCGATGGGCAACACCGCTTGTATGGATTCGCTAACTCGGATCGTGCCAAGAGCGAACTCGTCCCGGTTGTCGCCTTCGTGGATCTTCCCGGAGAAAAGCAGCTTGAGCTATTTATGCAAATCAATGAGAACCAACAAGCGGTTCCGAAGAACCTGCAAAACACTCTGAACGCGGACCTTCTTTGGGCGAGCCCTGACAAGAAGAAGCAAGCAAACGCACTGAAGTTGAAGGTTGCCCAGCTTCTGGGGGAACTCAAATCTTCGCCTCTGCGTGGTCGCGTGGTCCTCGGTGAGGAACAGCTCACCGAGCGCCGTTGCATCAGCTTGGACGCCGTCCAGCGGGGCATCGATCGAGGTAGATTCATCGGCGACTTCGCCCCGTCAGGGCCGAAAAAATTCGGCTCCTTCTATCGGACTTCCAACGAAGACACTTATGAACCGCTGACCGACTTCTTGGAGCTGTGCTTTGCGCACCTTAGAGACGAGCTCCCTACCCAGTGGAACCTGGGTCGCGGTGAGGGTGGTTTCGTATTTACGAATGCCGGCGTGGAGGCGCTCCTCCGGGTAATAGGCGACGCAGTCGAGTATCTACAGGCGGAACATAAAGTCGATCCCCGCGAGAATCGGCCGCAAGACGTGTTTGTCCAGGTGCGCCCAATTCTTTCGCAACTCACGGAGTACATCGGCGGCCTGAGCACTGAGGACATTGCGGAGTTCAGAAGTTGGCTGGGTAGCGGTGGTCCAACCAAATACACGCGACGGTTCCAAGCAGCGTTGCATGAGGTGGTAGATGGATTTGAGCCTGAGGGTCTGCTCGATTGGTTGGCTAACCAGGACAAACAATTTAATCTCGAGTCCTACGCGATGGTTAGCGACATCGAAGCCCACTTGAAGAAGGAAATTCGGCAGAAGTTGGAAGACGAATTCGGGGCCAGTTGGTACAAAGACGGCGTCCCTAAAAAGGTTTTCCAATCGGCACAGAGCCTTCGGGCCGAAAAGCAGTATGAGGCGCCACCCGGAGAAACGGTCGATTGGTGGGATTGCCTGTTCCTCATCGACTACCGAGACATCGTCCTTCACGGCAACATGACTCTGTGGAACAAGCTGTATGACAAGGACTTCACTCTTCCTAGCGATAGAAAGGCATCGAGCTGGAAAGACAAGTCGAGCTGGATCGTCGAGCTGAATGACGTTCGGAAAAAGGTCATGCATGGAGGAAGCGTGACTGAGGACGAACACGGGTTCCTTCAGTCCCTGCACTCGCACTTTGATCTCGGCGGAACTGGAAAGAACGTATAG
- the arfB gene encoding alternative ribosome rescue aminoacyl-tRNA hydrolase ArfB, with translation MPAVHRPGLRVNSGLTIPESELSWRFSRSSGPGGQGVNTADSRVELVWDVAGSTVLSPLQRERLIERLGGRIVDGKLTIAASEHREQLRNRDAARVRMADLVAEALLPPAAPRRPTRPSRGARQRRLEAKKRRTDIKRLRRPPQD, from the coding sequence ATGCCCGCTGTCCATCGTCCCGGCCTCCGGGTCAACTCGGGACTGACGATCCCCGAGTCCGAGTTGTCGTGGCGGTTCTCGCGATCATCGGGTCCCGGCGGGCAAGGGGTGAACACGGCCGACTCGCGGGTGGAACTGGTGTGGGATGTGGCGGGCTCCACCGTTCTCTCACCCCTCCAACGCGAGCGGCTCATCGAGCGTCTGGGCGGTCGCATCGTCGACGGGAAGCTGACGATCGCGGCATCCGAGCACCGCGAGCAACTGCGCAACAGGGACGCCGCGCGCGTCCGGATGGCAGATCTGGTCGCCGAGGCCCTCCTGCCGCCGGCAGCGCCGCGACGACCGACGAGGCCGAGTCGCGGCGCCCGGCAACGGCGTCTGGAGGCGAAGAAGCGGCGCACCGACATCAAGCGCCTGCGTCGCCCTCCGCAGGACTGA
- a CDS encoding ABC transporter permease, with translation MGWIISNISLIGELTLNHVLLSVPPILIGFFVAVPLGWLASRWRPWRSIIVGGGSLLYTIPSLPLFVILPYLLGTRITDPVNIVVALTIYAVAVMVRSASDAFVSVPADTVEAATAVGHSRWSLFWAVELPLAGPVLLAGIRVVSASTVALVSVGALVGSANLGYLFTDGLQRQFFEEIMVGVVASLLIALVFDTILVQTGRLLMRWPHATQRRRREPSLVVLERGA, from the coding sequence ATGGGCTGGATCATTTCGAACATCAGCCTCATCGGCGAGCTCACTCTCAACCATGTCCTTCTGAGCGTCCCGCCCATTCTGATCGGGTTCTTCGTCGCCGTGCCGCTGGGATGGCTCGCCAGTCGATGGAGGCCCTGGCGGTCGATCATCGTCGGCGGCGGGAGCCTGCTTTATACGATTCCGTCGCTTCCGCTGTTCGTGATCCTCCCTTATCTGCTGGGCACCCGGATCACAGACCCGGTCAACATCGTGGTCGCGCTGACGATCTACGCGGTCGCCGTGATGGTTCGCTCCGCGTCGGATGCGTTCGTCTCCGTTCCGGCGGACACCGTCGAGGCCGCGACGGCGGTCGGTCACTCCCGGTGGTCGCTCTTCTGGGCGGTCGAACTGCCGCTGGCCGGTCCAGTCCTCTTGGCCGGCATCAGAGTGGTGTCGGCGAGCACGGTCGCCCTCGTCTCGGTCGGCGCGCTCGTCGGGTCGGCGAATCTGGGTTACCTGTTCACCGACGGGCTGCAACGGCAGTTCTTCGAAGAGATCATGGTCGGTGTCGTCGCGAGTTTGCTGATCGCGCTCGTCTTCGACACGATCCTGGTCCAGACCGGGCGCCTTCTGATGCGCTGGCCCCACGCGACGCAGCGTCGGCGACGAGAGCCATCCCTCGTCGTCCTCGAGCGGGGAGCCTGA
- a CDS encoding ABC transporter permease, whose product MQFFLNALAWLTDPANYVPGSQSPLPIQDRILEHLLYTVVAVAIAAVIALPLGFYIGHTGRGRQFVIGFSGAMRALPTLGLLGALFVVIGLTVPFTATAFIASMIAFVVLAIPSILAGAYAGVESVDQQVVDAARSVGMTELQVLFRVEIPLSLPLIIGGIRAAVLQVIATAVIASYISLGGLGAIIASGISLNDNNRILGGALLVTALALVVDGLFALVQRLTRRDAHLRAPRRAPTVPEPTLPARARGPFAEERNH is encoded by the coding sequence ATGCAGTTCTTCCTCAACGCTCTTGCGTGGCTCACGGATCCCGCCAACTACGTGCCGGGGTCCCAGAGCCCGCTGCCGATTCAGGACAGGATTCTTGAGCACTTGCTGTACACCGTCGTGGCGGTCGCAATCGCGGCGGTGATCGCCCTGCCGCTGGGCTTCTACATCGGCCACACGGGGCGCGGACGCCAGTTCGTCATCGGGTTCAGCGGCGCGATGCGGGCCCTGCCCACCCTCGGACTGCTGGGTGCACTCTTCGTCGTCATCGGACTGACCGTTCCCTTCACCGCGACGGCGTTCATCGCCTCCATGATCGCGTTCGTCGTCCTCGCGATACCTTCGATCCTCGCCGGAGCGTACGCGGGCGTGGAGTCGGTCGACCAGCAGGTCGTGGATGCCGCGCGGTCCGTGGGGATGACCGAGCTGCAGGTGCTGTTCAGGGTCGAGATCCCGCTCTCGCTTCCGCTGATCATCGGCGGGATCCGCGCGGCGGTACTGCAGGTCATCGCGACAGCGGTGATCGCGTCCTACATCTCGCTGGGCGGGCTCGGCGCCATCATCGCATCGGGGATCAGCCTCAACGACAACAACCGCATCCTCGGGGGAGCCCTCCTGGTGACGGCGCTCGCCTTGGTCGTCGATGGTCTCTTCGCGCTCGTCCAGCGACTGACGCGACGCGACGCGCACCTCCGAGCCCCACGCCGTGCGCCGACTGTTCCCGAGCCAACCCTTCCGGCCCGCGCCCGCGGCCCGTTCGCCGAAGAAAGGAACCACTGA
- a CDS encoding ABC transporter substrate-binding protein, whose translation MFTPRKKTRVLAGIVGMGVLLALSACATSDPTKAAPATGGANGAKIVVGSFNFPESEILGNMYALALKNAGFDVTTKFNLGPRQTTIPALKDGSINLMPEYNGNLLFFYDTKATARTTEEVDAALKTAVPSDFQILKPSSAEDKDAYVVTQAMADKEGLNAIGDLSKIEPFALGANPQFGELPYGIPGLKGTYGVTKVTFTSIEDYGGPATVKALVDNAVQVADIYTTSPDLVSKKLKVLDDPKHLIAAQNVIPFLNKSIYSAKLASVLDAISAKLTTDELIALRDQVEGSTKTQASTAARDWLTKEGLLK comes from the coding sequence ATGTTCACTCCCAGAAAGAAGACCCGCGTGCTCGCGGGCATCGTCGGGATGGGCGTGCTCCTCGCGCTCTCGGCGTGCGCCACCTCGGACCCTACGAAGGCGGCGCCGGCCACCGGCGGCGCCAACGGCGCGAAAATCGTCGTCGGCTCCTTCAACTTCCCCGAGAGCGAGATCCTCGGCAACATGTACGCGCTCGCGTTGAAGAACGCCGGGTTCGACGTGACCACGAAGTTCAATCTCGGACCGCGCCAGACCACCATCCCCGCCCTCAAGGACGGCTCGATCAACCTGATGCCCGAATACAACGGCAATCTGCTGTTCTTCTACGACACGAAGGCGACAGCACGCACCACGGAAGAGGTGGATGCTGCGCTCAAGACGGCAGTGCCGAGCGATTTCCAGATCCTGAAGCCGTCGTCCGCCGAAGACAAGGATGCCTACGTGGTCACCCAGGCCATGGCCGACAAAGAGGGGCTCAACGCGATCGGCGACCTGTCCAAGATCGAGCCGTTCGCACTCGGCGCGAATCCTCAGTTCGGGGAGCTCCCGTACGGCATCCCGGGACTCAAAGGGACCTACGGCGTGACCAAGGTCACATTCACGTCGATCGAGGACTACGGCGGACCGGCGACCGTCAAAGCGCTCGTCGACAACGCGGTGCAAGTCGCAGACATCTACACCACGTCGCCCGACCTGGTGTCGAAGAAGCTGAAGGTGCTCGACGACCCGAAGCATCTCATCGCAGCGCAGAACGTCATCCCGTTCCTGAACAAGAGCATCTACAGCGCCAAGCTCGCCTCGGTGCTCGACGCGATCTCCGCAAAGCTCACGACCGACGAGCTGATCGCTCTCCGTGACCAGGTCGAGGGCTCGACGAAGACCCAGGCATCGACGGCGGCACGGGACTGGCTGACGAAGGAAGGACTCCTCAAGTAG
- a CDS encoding ScyD/ScyE family protein — protein sequence MRTLNIAIRAGVPALLVAALVAAGATPAQAWPKPPKPPDGTVQVVVSGLDNPRGLTFGTGGQLFIAEAGHGGTLPLGGGPEGGEQFAGLTGGLGVWANGTLTHPITGLFSVADQSGAGAEGLVSVDAQGRWVTGQMALNTSPIPPLPPGNPIVDAARAQLGRTIALDPRAGRWSPIASTGDADYAWTAAHKYLVPDQFPDANPNSVITVGNTRYVADAGANILARVDRNGTVSTVAFMGVPKGSVTDSVSTCVAQARDGSLYVTELLGGTYAPGGARVWQVWPNGIARVKWTGFSTIQGCGFDGRGNFYVTEFQVNGLNPGPGGDPAGALVKISPSGQRTTYGTGHLFFPSGFAFRGGSAYVSNWSIMPASGSNGPSGQVVRINVGE from the coding sequence ATGAGAACACTGAACATCGCCATTCGCGCGGGCGTGCCCGCGCTACTCGTCGCGGCGCTGGTCGCCGCCGGGGCCACGCCTGCGCAGGCGTGGCCGAAGCCGCCGAAGCCGCCGGACGGGACGGTGCAGGTTGTCGTGTCCGGGTTGGACAATCCGCGCGGTTTGACGTTCGGAACCGGCGGGCAGCTGTTCATCGCCGAAGCCGGGCACGGCGGGACGCTGCCGCTCGGCGGCGGACCCGAAGGCGGGGAGCAGTTCGCCGGCCTCACCGGAGGTCTCGGAGTGTGGGCCAACGGCACGCTGACGCATCCGATCACCGGGCTGTTCTCGGTCGCCGACCAGTCCGGCGCGGGCGCTGAGGGACTCGTCTCGGTGGATGCGCAGGGCAGGTGGGTGACCGGGCAGATGGCGCTGAACACGTCGCCCATCCCGCCGCTGCCACCGGGGAACCCGATCGTGGATGCGGCGCGCGCGCAGCTCGGACGCACGATCGCGCTCGACCCGCGTGCAGGCCGGTGGTCGCCGATCGCCTCGACGGGAGACGCGGACTACGCCTGGACCGCCGCGCACAAGTACCTGGTTCCGGACCAGTTCCCGGACGCCAACCCGAACTCGGTGATCACGGTCGGCAACACGCGCTACGTCGCGGACGCCGGCGCCAACATCCTCGCGAGGGTGGATCGGAACGGTACCGTGTCGACGGTGGCGTTCATGGGCGTCCCGAAAGGGTCGGTCACGGACAGCGTGAGCACGTGCGTCGCACAGGCGCGCGATGGCTCGCTCTACGTGACGGAGCTGCTGGGCGGGACGTACGCGCCGGGCGGCGCGCGCGTCTGGCAGGTGTGGCCGAACGGGATCGCGCGGGTCAAGTGGACGGGCTTCAGCACGATCCAGGGATGCGGCTTCGACGGACGCGGCAACTTCTATGTGACCGAGTTCCAGGTCAACGGGCTCAACCCGGGCCCGGGCGGCGATCCGGCCGGGGCGCTGGTGAAGATCAGCCCGAGCGGGCAGCGCACCACCTACGGGACGGGGCACCTGTTCTTCCCGTCGGGCTTCGCCTTCCGGGGCGGCAGCGCGTACGTGTCCAACTGGTCGATCATGCCGGCCAGCGGGAGCAACGGGCCCAGCGGGCAGGTGGTCCGCATCAACGTGGGGGAGTGA
- a CDS encoding phospholipase D family protein, with the protein MDDDAGKWFLSRSERGNPASDLQAGDDGSSSWSEGNHVRPLVHGATYFARLHEELTALRPGDRVFFTDWRGDADERLLPDGPSIGEVLSELARSGVEVRGLVWRSHGERVKAPISGMSNELLGRQVNEAGGEVLLDQRVRPFGSHHQKFFVIRHRDDPSRDVAFVGGIDLSHSRRDDAEHAGDPQAVDMDPRYGERPPWHDAALELRGPVVADVLEVFAERWNDPHPLDHRNPYRMMLQRFADMPQHPKPLPETAPPPPRAGSHAVQLLRTYGPKRPPFPFAPAGERSIARAYAKAFARARSFIYIEDQYLWSTEVAGSIAQALVDNPRLRVIAVVPRYPDSDGPVTGPPSRLGQQRAIALLRRTAPDRFGVFDLENGAGTPIYVHAKVCIVDDTWATCGSDNFNRRSWTTDSELTCAVFDTTPDQPDAQGGFARDLRMQLWAEHLGLDPDDRRLLDTDGGLALWKASAGALDDWHANGRRSPRPQGQVRRHRVEPVSRFQRLWADPLNRFILDPDSRPRRLRGTSTF; encoded by the coding sequence GTGGACGATGACGCCGGTAAATGGTTCCTCAGCCGATCGGAGCGGGGAAACCCAGCGAGCGATCTTCAAGCGGGCGACGACGGGTCGTCGTCCTGGTCGGAGGGAAACCACGTTCGTCCGCTGGTGCACGGGGCGACGTACTTCGCCCGGTTGCACGAGGAGCTGACGGCACTCCGGCCGGGGGACCGGGTGTTCTTCACCGACTGGCGCGGGGATGCCGACGAGCGGCTGCTGCCGGACGGTCCCTCCATCGGCGAGGTGCTGTCGGAGCTCGCCCGGTCCGGGGTCGAGGTGCGCGGGCTGGTCTGGCGGTCGCACGGGGAGCGCGTGAAGGCGCCGATCAGCGGGATGTCCAACGAGCTGCTTGGGCGTCAGGTGAACGAGGCGGGCGGGGAGGTCCTGCTGGATCAGCGGGTGCGGCCGTTCGGGTCGCACCATCAGAAGTTCTTCGTGATCCGCCACCGCGACGACCCGTCGCGCGACGTCGCCTTCGTCGGCGGGATCGACCTCTCACACAGCCGCCGCGACGACGCCGAACACGCGGGGGATCCGCAAGCGGTGGACATGGATCCGCGGTACGGCGAACGGCCGCCGTGGCACGACGCCGCGCTCGAGCTGCGCGGCCCGGTGGTCGCGGATGTGCTCGAGGTGTTCGCCGAGCGCTGGAACGATCCGCATCCACTGGACCACCGCAACCCGTACCGGATGATGCTGCAGCGGTTCGCCGATATGCCGCAGCATCCGAAACCGTTGCCGGAGACCGCACCGCCGCCCCCGCGCGCAGGCTCGCACGCCGTGCAGCTCTTGCGGACGTACGGCCCGAAGCGGCCTCCCTTCCCCTTCGCGCCGGCGGGGGAGCGGAGCATCGCTCGCGCGTACGCGAAGGCGTTCGCCCGCGCCCGCTCGTTCATCTACATCGAGGACCAGTACCTGTGGTCGACCGAGGTCGCCGGGAGCATCGCCCAGGCGCTGGTCGACAACCCCCGGCTTCGGGTGATCGCGGTCGTCCCGCGGTATCCGGATTCGGACGGCCCGGTCACCGGGCCGCCCAGCCGTCTCGGCCAGCAGCGCGCGATCGCGCTGCTGCGGCGGACGGCTCCGGATCGCTTCGGCGTGTTCGACCTGGAGAACGGCGCCGGGACTCCCATCTACGTCCACGCGAAGGTCTGCATCGTCGACGACACGTGGGCCACGTGCGGGTCGGACAACTTCAACCGCCGCTCCTGGACCACGGACAGCGAACTCACCTGCGCGGTGTTCGACACAACGCCGGACCAGCCGGATGCACAGGGCGGATTCGCCCGCGACCTGCGCATGCAACTCTGGGCGGAGCACCTCGGCCTCGACCCGGACGACCGTCGGCTGCTCGATACCGATGGCGGGCTCGCGCTGTGGAAAGCGTCCGCCGGCGCGCTCGACGACTGGCATGCGAA